Proteins encoded together in one Phalacrocorax aristotelis chromosome 7, bGulAri2.1, whole genome shotgun sequence window:
- the LOC142060086 gene encoding olfactory receptor 10A7-like, with protein MEAVEAPGLRYQTYFILQGFSHLAALQVFLFEGILLMFLIMMTGNFLIITVATTDLPLHTPVHYFLKKLALTEICLILNVVPRLLVDLFLERKVISFSACALQLYFVTLFITSKCFLLGGMAYDRYVAICHPLYLAITMNKRVCFHMVTAWCIAGTPLSVGLTGWLFSYPFCCSKEIEHFFCDITPILDLVCSDTRLFKLLVFIATVVLVLIPFILIAASYIWIIHTILQMPSAEERCKAFFTCIAHLVVVTLFYCTAGMIHLKPKSSLLANSRKLMPLLYTVVTPMLNPIIYTL; from the coding sequence atggAAGCTGTTGAAGCACCAGGGCTCAGATATCAGACCTACTTCATCTTGCAGGGCTTCTCCCACCTTGCTGCTCTTCAGGTCTTCCTCTTTGAGGGAATTCTTCTGATGTTTCTAATCATGATGACAGGGAACTTTCTCATCATCACAGTTGCAACCACTGACCTTCCCTTGCACACCCCTGTGCactattttctaaaaaaactgGCTTTAACTGAAATTTGCTTAATACTAAATGTAGTGCCCAGGTTGCTTGTGGATTTGTTTTTGGAGAGAAAGGTCATCTCCTTTTCTGCCTGTGCGCTACAACTTTACTTTGTCACACTCTTCATCACTTCCAAGTGTTTCCTCTTGGGTGGCATGGCATATGACCGATACGTGGCTATATGCCATCCCTTGTACTTAGCCATAACAATGAACAAGAGAGTATGTTTTCATATGGTCACAGCATGGTGCATTGCTGGTACCCCACTTTCTGTAGGACTCACTGGTTGGCTATTTAGCTACCCCTTTTGTTGTTCAAAGGAGATTGAACATTTCTTTTGCGATATCACTCCCATTCTAGATCTGGTCTGTTCAGACACACGCTTATTCAAACTTCTTGTGTTCATTGCTACTGTTGTACTTGTTTTGATCCCATTTATCTTAATAGCAGCCTCTTATATCTGGATAATCCATACTATCCTCCAAATGCCATCTGCCGAAGAAAGATGCAAAGCTTTTTTCACCTGCATTGCTCACCTGGTGGTGGTGACACTGTTCTACTGCACAGCTGGCATGATACATTTAAAGCCAAAGTCCAGTCTCTTGGCAAACAGCAGGAAACTAATGCCTCTTTTATACACCGTAGTAACTCCTATGCTGAATCCAATCATCTACACCTTATGA